AACAGCATCAATCTGAAAGCAATTGCATCATCACAAACATGTCCTTGGGGCTCCAAATCAAATCCATATTCCAGTTGTTTTCCCTACAATAGCTTGAGCTGAGctgcaaatctttttttaattaagataACATAACCTCACACTTCCAGGAAGAGACCATAAAAAGTTAAGATACGGAGCTGTAGCTACAGTTAaaagcaaccccccccccaaaaaaaaaaaaacccacaaccttcacAATTTAAGGGATTTCTTCAAGATGTTTGTGCAGCACCCCCAAAAATCTGATCTTGCCACCTTCCGTAAAGGTCAACAAATGTACACTTTCTCCAGCCTTAACAATATTTGGAGTACATAACAGCATTGTAATTCTatattggacaaaaaaaaccagcatCTGTGCTTAtttataatcttttttttccaacaccaAGAAGGCAAGCTGGACTTCTTTAGTAGTTAGTAGAACGGCAAAGCAATTTGTTCAGCTGAAACGCACATTTTGTGTTGTGGCCTTTCATAGTTTGCCCTCCAGCACAGGTGCTCTTTTCAGAACATAAAACCACCCCAGTCCGAAGCCAATTCATATAAAGTGCATCTGAAATTGTTCTGATGGAAAACCACCCGGACATTTAGTAGcgttaaaacataaaaacatggTGCAAACTGGCGAGAGCGACGCATAGTGGTACTAAAGAGGTACTACCTCTACGACCACAACTATCCAACCTATCAACAAGTGTTCAGTATTTGCGATCAAACGGCATAGGGCCCAGTTCGATTTTGACGTCGGCCATGTGCctgcttctttgctcgctgtGATGCCGCGCTTTTTGTCTCTGCTGTCGACGGCCTCGATTCTTCGTCCTCGACTCCTCTTTGGAGTTTGAGTCTGGTCGTTCCAGAGGTCCGCTGGGAGATTCAAAACTAAACAGAAGGTGCATTTTACATGAAAGAATACAATAATAGTTACAGTAAATGCCGAACTAGAAGATAGTTGTTATAGAACTAGAAGATAGGTCAAAGCAGACTATTAAAGAAATGATTTTGCATTCAGGGTATTTTAGCTAATGTATATTTCAGCTTCTAAGAGCCTATTTTGTGGTGTAAAAAGGTTGAGGTGTCAACTCACGGCAAAACCAGACAGCTGCATGAAAACCAACTTTCTGCAATAAGAAATGACTTGCTAATTTTCCCaaactaaaatatttgatgaataaaaaaataacacaagaGTCACAACTTAACTCCAACCAACCCTAGCATTAATTTCAGTAAAAGCAATTTTTCAACCCCTCAGTATTCCTGTGCTTGTCTGATTTAAGTGCTTGCTGAGCCTGTAGATACGATTGTATCTTAAAATGTTGAGCATTATTTAAATCTCCAGcaactatttttttcaatggtgACAAGtagccacaagagggcgcaaATTCCCCGGCAAACTCTATACAAAGGAATTGTCGCTCATGCAGTCAGCTGGAACATTCTGAAGATTTGAATAATTCCCAACATGAATCATATCTGCATGATCAGAAGCAAACACGCAAAACAGGAATGGTGAGAGGTTAAGAAGTATCTAttcatttagtatttattttaggTTAGAACTGTAGATAACCTTGATAGaatattgtttcattttgaatcaAAAAGTATGTTACCAATGTTGTTGAGTGGGCTGGAGCAGTTCAGTTCCCATTCATTTCAACTGGGAAAGTTCACCGAATGAAACATTTGAGCTGTTGTCGTCGGCAGAGCGGGCCGTCGGCGGTCTGCTCACCTCTGTCTGTTGCTCTTGACATACGCCTCTCCGAAGAGGTGTCTGTAAATGAAGTCGTCCACGTCTTCAAAGACATCGTTGTGGAGGCCGTGGTACTCGGGCATGCTGACCAGGTAGTGCTCCACGCTGCTCACAAAGTCTGTGAAGAGCATGCGGTCATGGATGAAGAGGCCGTTGTGGAAAAAGCCGTTGATGAAGCTTTCCAGTTCCTTCCAGTGATGGAAGTGGTGGACTTCCCGCTGCAAGTAGCTCCACAGCAGCTGGTGGAACTCGTCTGCTCGTATGGGCTCCGTGGCTTTGTTGAAGATGCTCATGGACTCCTGGTAGGCGCAGTCAAAGACTCCCCGGCATCCTTTTGGGCCGCTCTGGCCTTGTTCTTTATGGACTCGGTCTCCTGGTTTGCGGGTGTTGGCGTCTTGTTTGGAATGagcctttttcttcttgtacTTTTTCTCTTCATAGTAGTTTGTACCTTCTCTCGTCATCTTGTCGAAGAAGGTGGAGGCCGAATCTTTGAAATTGCGAAAAGTAGATTTGACGGAATCGGAGAACTTGCGCAGGTTTTCCTTCACGACTTCCTTGGCTTTCTTGATCTGTTGTTTGTGATGGTGGACAAACTCTTTAGTGGAGTTCTTGACCGCATCAAACGTATCTTCCACAATTCCTGACGTGCGCATTTTTGGTTCCGTATCGCCTTTGGCCCGGTCTTCTTTGGTTTCCAGATACAGCCGCTCCCACAAGTCGGAGCGCTGCTGCTCAAAGCCTAGCCTCTTCTCCAGCTCCCTCAGTTGCAATCTGAGATCCTGAGCCTCTGTCTCATATGTAAGCATCCTCTCCTTGTCTGCCTCATGTGTAAGCTTCCTCTCCTTGTCTAGCTTCTTCCTCAGCTCCTTCTCCCCCTCCAGTTCCTCATTCAGCCTCCGGTTATCCAATAGCAATGCGTCGGCCGCCGCCCCCTTAACCTCCAGATCTCGAATCCTGGATTGCAGGCTCCTCAATTCTTCCTGCAGGGTAGACAGGGACTTCTCTTTTTGCTCCAAGGAGCTTTTCAGCTGCTGGTTCGTGGTGGTCAATGCCAGGCTCTCAGCCTCCCTCTGTCTTGCTAACATTGCCTGGTCCTCTCGTTGGACCTGAatgaattaagaaaaaaagaaataagggAAATAAATAGGACTCCTAACTCAAGTAAGTCATCAGATCAGATAAGAGAAGATATGCTTCAACTAACTTGGCtctgtttaaaataaataaaatgtacctGAACAAATGCCTGCTGGCCGCTGAACTCCATGTTCTTTTGCATGAGCAATGAAATAAGCTTCTGCTCATCCCAATCTTCCTGGCTCAGACTGTCACTCTTGACCTtcatgggaaaacaaaataaatttaaaaaaaagtcgttTTTTTCAATTGACCATAAGCATAAGGAACACATCAATACTTACATGATCATGAAGAACATTTCTTAGACTGTCGAGCTCTCTCTCCCGGAATTTGTCTTCTGTCTTCTGCTTTTGTATTTGCATGGTGCCTGAAAATAAGACAACATTATAATTGGACGAGAAATCTCAGACATCCATCCGCACTAAGGCTGTGGGTGCGCTGGATCTTGTGCCGGATGACGTTTGAACGAGACTCGGGGTACAATTTCACCGACAGGTAATTCAGAGCAATGCTTCCCAATTAGCGTGCAGTTAGAGCCTTGCTCTCTGACAGGACAGTGCACATGTTAATAGCGCAACAAACATACATGCACTAACGCACCACTCGGTCAATGTGTTGCTCACGTGTTAAATAATACCAAGTTCAATGTCTGAATCCGTACAATAGAAGTGTCCGAAGCCAATGCTGAGGGCGATGATGAGGGCGAGCAGAATGCAGGAGTTGATGGTTCCGCCGCCTTGGCTTTGCGCTCTCAGCGTCTCTGGTCTGAGTGCAATTTGCTGCCCCTGCTGCGTCTCATCTCCCTCCTCCGACTCCACCGTCGtggcttcctcctcctcctcctcgcagGACTCTGTCACAGTGTTTGTTGTATTCTTCCTCAACCGGCGCCTTCGAATAGCAACGTTTGGTGCCGCCTCATCTTCGCTGCTGCTGGAGTTTGGGGCTGCAGGCTGCGGCGTAGCTGGGAAAACTTCCAGAGATACATGCAGAGGTCAATGGGGTCATCATGGTCAACAACCAAATGGTAGATAAGTAAGTAATTAACATGATCTGCATGCATCAGGTTATTCATGCCAAAACAGTCCTGTTGTAAGTACTTTATGTCCTTTAGCATCATGCAAAGGTTTTCATTTCAGTAGCTAAAACAATATTCTTCCCATACATTTAGCGAAAGCTGCTAACTAAAATTGAGCAAAAGCCACGTTCTAATTCAACGATACATAATAATTGGCACAAAAATAAACCCACAATGTGCAAATGTATTGCCTTCCATTGATGAGTGTTTGCAAGGTTGcgtgactattttttttaagttgacTCTTGATTCAAGTGGAGTCAACTATTAACCAGTTGCTTCATGATTGTGTACATGCTAGAGGCGTTGTGATGATGCTTTGTGATGCTATTGCTGCAAATAGTGAGGCTTCCTTTTAACACCTTTGGGTTCAACTAAACAGGCCCAGATTTCAGATGAGTAAGCAACATTCTGAGTAAACTGAGATTAGATCATTCATTTAGTCGGCTTGAGAgaaagtctctctctctctggcacCTTTCTTTGCCAGATTTTGCAAACGGAAAATGCGATGGCTCCATAAAGTTTGGGAACGTgtgccaaacacaaacacaatacaaACAAGTAGCAAAACGGTGAGGATCAGCAGCAAAGCATATTTGCGATCACAATTAGTCTGTGCACGTCTCCCGGCAGCTCTCTAGTTTGTCAACAAGTTCTCAACCGCCACACTTGAATTAGGCCACCTGTGAAAGTGCGGCCTCTTGCGAGCCGACTTCGTAGATGGCAGCCCAATTTCACAAGGCTTTGCGCAAATTTCCAGTCACTCAACCTCAGACCTGCTTTGCCAATGTACAATGAACAAATAACACGGGAAATGTTATGGGAATATTtaaggaggggggggacaTTTTTCTCCAATATAAGAAACAGTTCAACTGGAAATAAAAACCAAGCATAGAATCTTTGAGGTCCTACCAGGGTCTCCAGCGATGAATGCATACTGGCTGCTGCACGATGTGCCCATAAAGGAGCCCTCGTCGGCAGTCGGCGTGTGCTCGGCGCAGTCACGCTCGTCTTCCTTCAGCTCCTGCAGTGTCACGATGTCAGAGTGGTCGCTGAAGGACAACACAGCGACTTGCTCTTCCATCGTGGGGTCATCAGGATCAGCCTGAGGGTGGCGAGGTTTCATTTGTAAAAGAAGCAGCGACTGTGTGGTTCCTGCGTGACGTTCTTACCTCTGAGGTCCATGCTGCCCTGTCCATGGTTTGTTCTCCCAGTGTGTCATCCAGTGAGCTGTCATCACAACATGCAGCTAAAAATATCAGAAGTATTGGTTGGTATGAATGTCTTATTAATCATGTCTTTTTCACTAGCAGTGCCACTTCTGGCCTACTAAAGTGGCCGTTAAGATGGTTATCAAGT
The window above is part of the Syngnathus acus chromosome 3, fSynAcu1.2, whole genome shotgun sequence genome. Proteins encoded here:
- the ccpg1 gene encoding cell cycle progression protein 1 isoform X3, translating into MSNTSSDTESSCGWSIISMEGSDIETLVADGTVQHGAEERPALVQPELQDSQAACCDDSSLDDTLGEQTMDRAAWTSEADPDDPTMEEQVAVLSFSDHSDIVTLQELKEDERDCAEHTPTADEGSFMGTSCSSQYAFIAGDPVFPATPQPAAPNSSSSEDEAAPNVAIRRRRLRKNTTNTVTESCEEEEEEATTVESEEGDETQQGQQIALRPETLRAQSQGGGTINSCILLALIIALSIGFGHFYCTDSDIELGTMQIQKQKTEDKFRERELDSLRNVLHDHVKSDSLSQEDWDEQKLISLLMQKNMEFSGQQAFVQVQREDQAMLARQREAESLALTTTNQQLKSSLEQKEKSLSTLQEELRSLQSRIRDLEVKGAAADALLLDNRRLNEELEGEKELRKKLDKERKLTHEADKERMLTYETEAQDLRLQLRELEKRLGFEQQRSDLWERLYLETKEDRAKGDTEPKMRTSGIVEDTFDAVKNSTKEFVHHHKQQIKKAKEVVKENLRKFSDSVKSTFRNFKDSASTFFDKMTREGTNYYEEKKYKKKKAHSKQDANTRKPGDRVHKEQGQSGPKGCRGVFDCAYQESMSIFNKATEPIRADEFHQLLWSYLQREVHHFHHWKELESFINGFFHNGLFIHDRMLFTDFVSSVEHYLVSMPEYHGLHNDVFEDVDDFIYRHLFGEAYVKSNRQR
- the ccpg1 gene encoding cell cycle progression protein 1 isoform X4, yielding MDRAAWTSEADPDDPTMEEQVAVLSFSDHSDIVTLQELKEDERDCAEHTPTADEGSFMGTSCSSQYAFIAGDPVFPATPQPAAPNSSSSEDEAAPNVAIRRRRLRKNTTNTVTESCEEEEEEATTVESEEGDETQQGQQIALRPETLRAQSQGGGTINSCILLALIIALSIGFGHFYCTDSDIELGTMQIQKQKTEDKFRERELDSLRNVLHDHVKSDSLSQEDWDEQKLISLLMQKNMEFSGQQAFVQVQREDQAMLARQREAESLALTTTNQQLKSSLEQKEKSLSTLQEELRSLQSRIRDLEVKGAAADALLLDNRRLNEELEGEKELRKKLDKERKLTHEADKERMLTYETEAQDLRLQLRELEKRLGFEQQRSDLWERLYLETKEDRAKGDTEPKMRTSGIVEDTFDAVKNSTKEFVHHHKQQIKKAKEVVKENLRKFSDSVKSTFRNFKDSASTFFDKMTREGTNYYEEKKYKKKKAHSKQDANTRKPGDRVHKEQGQSGPKGCRGVFDCAYQESMSIFNKATEPIRADEFHQLLWSYLQREVHHFHHWKELESFINGFFHNGLFIHDRMLFTDFVSSVEHYLVSMPEYHGLHNDVFEDVDDFIYRHLFGEAYVKSNRQSFESPSGPLERPDSNSKEESRTKNRGRRQQRQKARHHSEQRSRHMADVKIELGPMPFDRKY
- the ccpg1 gene encoding cell cycle progression protein 1 isoform X2 gives rise to the protein MSNTSSDTESSCGWSIISMEGSDIETLVADGTVQHGAEERPALVQPELQDSQAACCDDSSLDDTLGEQTMDRAAWTSEADPDDPTMEEQVAVLSFSDHSDIVTLQELKEDERDCAEHTPTADEGSFMGTSCSSQYAFIAGDPVFPATPQPAAPNSSSSEDEAAPNVAIRRRRLRKNTTNTVTESCEEEEEEATTVESEEGDETQQGQQIALRPETLRAQSQGGGTINSCILLALIIALSIGFGHFYCTMQIQKQKTEDKFRERELDSLRNVLHDHVKSDSLSQEDWDEQKLISLLMQKNMEFSGQQAFVQVQREDQAMLARQREAESLALTTTNQQLKSSLEQKEKSLSTLQEELRSLQSRIRDLEVKGAAADALLLDNRRLNEELEGEKELRKKLDKERKLTHEADKERMLTYETEAQDLRLQLRELEKRLGFEQQRSDLWERLYLETKEDRAKGDTEPKMRTSGIVEDTFDAVKNSTKEFVHHHKQQIKKAKEVVKENLRKFSDSVKSTFRNFKDSASTFFDKMTREGTNYYEEKKYKKKKAHSKQDANTRKPGDRVHKEQGQSGPKGCRGVFDCAYQESMSIFNKATEPIRADEFHQLLWSYLQREVHHFHHWKELESFINGFFHNGLFIHDRMLFTDFVSSVEHYLVSMPEYHGLHNDVFEDVDDFIYRHLFGEAYVKSNRQSFESPSGPLERPDSNSKEESRTKNRGRRQQRQKARHHSEQRSRHMADVKIELGPMPFDRKY
- the ccpg1 gene encoding cell cycle progression protein 1 isoform X1 is translated as MSNTSSDTESSCGWSIISMEGSDIETLVADGTVQHGAEERPALVQPELQDSQAACCDDSSLDDTLGEQTMDRAAWTSEADPDDPTMEEQVAVLSFSDHSDIVTLQELKEDERDCAEHTPTADEGSFMGTSCSSQYAFIAGDPVFPATPQPAAPNSSSSEDEAAPNVAIRRRRLRKNTTNTVTESCEEEEEEATTVESEEGDETQQGQQIALRPETLRAQSQGGGTINSCILLALIIALSIGFGHFYCTDSDIELGTMQIQKQKTEDKFRERELDSLRNVLHDHVKSDSLSQEDWDEQKLISLLMQKNMEFSGQQAFVQVQREDQAMLARQREAESLALTTTNQQLKSSLEQKEKSLSTLQEELRSLQSRIRDLEVKGAAADALLLDNRRLNEELEGEKELRKKLDKERKLTHEADKERMLTYETEAQDLRLQLRELEKRLGFEQQRSDLWERLYLETKEDRAKGDTEPKMRTSGIVEDTFDAVKNSTKEFVHHHKQQIKKAKEVVKENLRKFSDSVKSTFRNFKDSASTFFDKMTREGTNYYEEKKYKKKKAHSKQDANTRKPGDRVHKEQGQSGPKGCRGVFDCAYQESMSIFNKATEPIRADEFHQLLWSYLQREVHHFHHWKELESFINGFFHNGLFIHDRMLFTDFVSSVEHYLVSMPEYHGLHNDVFEDVDDFIYRHLFGEAYVKSNRQSFESPSGPLERPDSNSKEESRTKNRGRRQQRQKARHHSEQRSRHMADVKIELGPMPFDRKY